Proteins encoded in a region of the Acipenser ruthenus chromosome 11, fAciRut3.2 maternal haplotype, whole genome shotgun sequence genome:
- the LOC117426620 gene encoding anterior gradient protein 3 produces the protein MNPLALLCVLLIAAVLDVASMRTAKKQPQNLSRGWGDDVLWVQTYEEALLKARKSQKPLMVIHHLEECPHSQALKKIFAVDSAVQKMAQEDFIMLNLMHETTDNNLAPDGHYVPRIIFVDPSLTVRADIAGQYSNRLYAYEPEDVMILAKNMVRAKKLLHSEL, from the exons ATGAATCCACTTGCCCTGCTTTGTGTATTGTTGATtgctgctgttctggatgtggcTTCAATGAGGACAGCAAAAAAGCAGCCCCAGAATCTCTCCAGAG GGTGGGGTGATGACGTTTTGTGGGTCCAAACCTATGAAGAAGCTTTATTAAAAGCAAGAAAAAG TCAAAAACCTCTTATGGTAATCCACCACCTGGAGGAATGCCCCCATAGCCAAG CACTCAAGAAGATTTTTGCTGTTGATTCGGCAGTGCAGAAGATGGCCCAGGAAGACTTCATCATGCTCAATCTGATG CATGAAACCACAGACAATAACCTGGCTCCAGATGGTCATTACGTTCCCAGAATTATCTTTGTTG ATCCATCTCTGACTGTAAGAGCTGACATTGCTGGACAGTACAGCAACAGACTATACGCTTATGAACCAGAGGATGTGATGATCT TGGCAAAAAACATGGTGAGAGCCAAGAAACTGCTCCACTCTGAGCTTTAA